TGCAATGGTAATAATATCGGCAATTTCTCAAATAAGGAAAATTACCCGAAACACCAACTCGACATACTTTTCTAATATTCACTGCTGCTGGTACAAAGGTAGTCGTGATTTCGGTCGTTGGTATAGAGGTGGTAGTAGAAGGTGTTCCCGCAGTGGTTATTGTTATTGTACTGGTTGGCAATGAAGAAGTTTCCGGTAGGTATGCAAGACTACTTGGGGCTGTAGTTGACTCGGAGGACGATGATTCGTTTTCGTTTGTGAAATAGCTTTCGGTTGTTGATACGACTCCGTTTGTTGATTTACTTTGGCTTGTTGTTATGCTTACATTGTCTACTTCGGTTACGTCTGAAGTCTCACATACGAACTCCTCCATACATTCTTCTTG
The DNA window shown above is from Eurosta solidaginis isolate ZX-2024a chromosome 2, ASM4086904v1, whole genome shotgun sequence and carries:
- the LOC137241468 gene encoding uncharacterized protein, whose product is MISSQRFSVKLAFFILIIFQLFSMGCARLINECLTVTTGAAEYIQNPNVECSSEYPLIYCNGASSAYCTQEECMEEFVCETSDVTEVDNVSITTSQSKSTNGVVSTTESYFTNENESSSSESTTAPSSLAYLPETSSLPTSTITITTAGTPSTTTSIPTTEITTTFVPAAVNIRKVCRVGVSGNFPYLRNCRYYYHCTDGYFVIQDCGFYMSFDVVDGYCKSTRVARCFGRIWSNNIFWNFKKFN